A genomic window from Oceanobacillus timonensis includes:
- a CDS encoding ABC transporter ATP-binding protein: MLKVRQVSKVYEGKLSYRALSDIDLTVEDNEFVGIMGPSGSGKTTLLNMIATIDEPTTGEILINGEDPHRLKKEKLAQFRRRELGFVFQDFNLLHTLTVEENMVLPLTLDGKKVSDMKEKAKEIAEKLGITDIMDKRTYEISGGQAQRAAVARAMIHTPKLLLADEPTGNLDSKSSKDVMELLESINEKEKTTMLLVTHDPQAASYCNRVVFIRDGKFYSEIHRGDNRQAFFQKIIDTLSLMGGDSNDFSSVRV; this comes from the coding sequence ATGTTGAAAGTAAGACAGGTCAGTAAAGTGTACGAAGGAAAACTTTCCTATCGTGCACTGTCAGACATTGATTTAACCGTAGAGGATAATGAATTTGTGGGCATTATGGGGCCGTCTGGAAGCGGAAAAACAACACTATTAAATATGATTGCTACGATAGATGAACCGACGACCGGGGAAATCTTAATTAATGGGGAGGACCCGCATCGTTTGAAAAAGGAAAAGCTGGCACAATTTCGCAGACGGGAATTAGGGTTTGTTTTTCAGGATTTTAATTTACTGCACACCCTGACCGTGGAAGAAAATATGGTCCTGCCGTTAACGTTGGATGGCAAAAAGGTAAGTGACATGAAAGAAAAAGCAAAAGAAATTGCGGAAAAGTTAGGGATAACAGATATTATGGACAAAAGAACGTATGAAATCTCCGGTGGTCAGGCGCAAAGAGCTGCGGTTGCCCGTGCGATGATTCATACACCTAAATTGCTTTTAGCGGATGAACCGACTGGAAATTTGGATTCCAAGTCCTCTAAAGATGTGATGGAATTGCTGGAGTCGATTAATGAAAAGGAAAAAACAACCATGCTTTTGGTTACGCATGATCCGCAGGCGGCAAGCTATTGCAATCGTGTCGTATTTATCCGGGACGGGAAGTTTTATTCGGAAATTCATCGCGGCGATAATCGGCAGGCTTTTTTCCAAAAGATTATTGACACACTCTCATTAATGGGAGGGGATTCCAATGACTTTTCGTCAGTTCGCGTTTAA
- a CDS encoding ABC transporter permease, with product MTFRQFAFNNVIRNKRLYAAYFLTSLFTVMVFFTFSIFASHPQLTGDNMNSNVSVGMNVAAGIIYVFSFFFVLYSMSSFLQSRKKEFGLLMMQGMSMKQIRSMVFLENMFIGLLATIGGIGLGLVFAKGILLIAENVLVIDNELPFYFPTQPILLTLGCFIVLFFLISIFVSYILRSRKLIDLIKGDQKSKGEPKANLLLTILAVLLLGSGYAVALSVEGLAVVGALVPVVIVVILGTYLLFTQLSVFIIRRLKKNQNVFWHKTNMILLSDLSFRMKDNARSFFLVAIISTVAFSAIGSLYGFQSYTTAGTEQLNPYTITYTGDGEQDEANVSMMEEAFTEADMHMDREAMQVQYFEEQDESLVMIAKQSDYNRLAALTDKETLDVEDGAPAFMETGQVFLEDMHAGNTEAEVLENAALELHDGSVIEPGQLIESNALPAGSNYYVVSDSDFDNLPDASMEESYYAWQDRDGEDVPVATSEKLANAVSNGMIQNVAYQEYNINKSFGPVLFVGLFIGIVFFVSAGSFLYFRLYSDLDEDKKKFQAITKMGLTEKELKKVLNRQTALLFFTPIAVALIHGAVALTALSNMFFYNLVRESAMVLGLFLAIQIIYFFIVRFYYIRQVKQALK from the coding sequence ATGACTTTTCGTCAGTTCGCGTTTAATAATGTCATCCGGAATAAACGGCTTTATGCTGCGTATTTTCTGACCAGTTTGTTTACAGTGATGGTATTCTTTACCTTTTCTATTTTTGCGTCGCATCCGCAGTTAACCGGAGACAATATGAATTCCAATGTCAGTGTAGGAATGAATGTAGCTGCCGGGATTATCTATGTGTTTTCCTTTTTCTTTGTGCTTTATTCCATGAGTTCTTTCTTGCAATCACGGAAAAAAGAATTCGGCTTATTGATGATGCAGGGAATGAGCATGAAGCAGATTCGTTCGATGGTATTTTTGGAAAATATGTTTATTGGCTTGTTAGCTACGATTGGCGGTATCGGATTAGGACTCGTATTTGCCAAAGGGATTTTACTGATAGCGGAAAATGTGCTCGTTATTGATAATGAATTGCCGTTTTATTTTCCAACGCAGCCTATTTTGCTGACGCTGGGATGCTTTATCGTATTATTTTTTCTGATTTCTATCTTCGTGTCTTATATTTTGCGGAGCCGGAAATTGATTGATTTAATCAAAGGCGATCAAAAGTCCAAAGGGGAGCCAAAAGCGAATCTGCTTTTAACCATCCTGGCAGTTCTTTTGCTTGGATCGGGATATGCCGTTGCGCTTTCTGTTGAAGGACTGGCAGTAGTGGGAGCGCTGGTTCCGGTTGTTATCGTTGTGATTCTTGGCACATACCTCTTATTTACACAGTTAAGTGTATTTATCATCCGGCGTCTGAAGAAAAATCAGAATGTTTTCTGGCATAAAACGAATATGATACTACTATCCGATTTGTCTTTCCGGATGAAAGATAACGCCAGATCCTTTTTCCTGGTGGCGATTATTTCTACGGTTGCTTTCAGTGCGATTGGTTCGCTGTACGGATTTCAGTCGTATACTACAGCGGGTACGGAGCAATTGAATCCCTATACGATAACATACACCGGTGACGGGGAGCAGGATGAAGCGAATGTTTCCATGATGGAGGAAGCATTCACAGAAGCGGACATGCATATGGATAGGGAAGCCATGCAAGTGCAGTACTTTGAAGAACAGGATGAATCACTGGTAATGATTGCAAAACAGTCCGATTATAATCGGCTTGCAGCTTTAACGGATAAAGAAACACTTGACGTGGAAGATGGTGCACCGGCTTTCATGGAGACTGGACAAGTTTTCTTAGAAGATATGCATGCAGGGAATACGGAAGCGGAAGTGCTGGAAAATGCAGCCCTGGAATTACATGACGGGTCTGTGATCGAACCGGGGCAATTGATCGAATCGAATGCTCTGCCTGCGGGAAGCAATTATTACGTGGTGTCCGATAGTGACTTTGACAATTTGCCTGATGCTTCGATGGAAGAAAGTTACTATGCCTGGCAGGACAGAGATGGAGAAGATGTCCCAGTTGCAACGTCAGAAAAACTGGCTAATGCGGTATCTAACGGAATGATTCAAAATGTCGCTTATCAAGAATATAATATTAATAAATCATTTGGCCCCGTTTTGTTTGTCGGCCTATTTATCGGCATCGTCTTTTTCGTATCAGCAGGAAGCTTTCTGTATTTCCGGCTCTACTCTGATTTAGATGAAGATAAGAAAAAATTCCAGGCAATCACGAAAATGGGATTGACCGAGAAAGAATTGAAGAAAGTATTAAACAGACAAACCGCATTGCTTTTCTTTACGCCGATTGCGGTTGCGCTGATACATGGAGCAGTCGCGTTAACAGCGCTGTCTAATATGTTTTTCTACAATTTGGTGAGAGAATCAGCCATGGTACTCGGTCTGTTCTTAGCCATTCAAATCATCTATTTCTTTATTGTGCGTTTTTATTATATCCGGCAGGTGAAACAGGCATTAAAATAG
- a CDS encoding alpha/beta fold hydrolase codes for MTYTFVHGLDQTASSWQPIIDDLEIDSQQVASPELFSLLGEDKPNYSNVYQHFFNYCENLDGAVHLCGLSLGAILSLNYALDRPEKVDSLILMDAQYKMPTFLLTIQNGIFRILPNSVFQKMGLPKKDTIQLTSSMKKIDFSKQLAEISCPTLILCGEKDKPNRKAAEQLSSEIRDADLEMVKEAGHEANADNPERLAEIVGDFWNKPVLSRSPHAHV; via the coding sequence ATGACTTATACATTTGTGCACGGGCTCGACCAAACTGCATCCAGTTGGCAGCCGATTATAGATGATTTAGAAATCGATTCACAACAAGTCGCTTCACCAGAATTATTTTCTTTACTTGGGGAAGACAAACCGAATTATTCCAATGTATATCAGCATTTTTTCAATTATTGTGAAAACCTGGATGGAGCCGTTCATCTATGCGGCCTTTCATTAGGCGCGATTCTCTCTTTAAACTATGCACTCGACCGCCCAGAAAAAGTAGATTCGCTGATATTAATGGATGCGCAGTATAAAATGCCAACGTTTCTTCTCACGATACAAAATGGCATTTTCCGAATACTGCCCAATTCTGTATTTCAAAAAATGGGGCTCCCTAAAAAAGACACGATTCAACTCACCTCATCGATGAAAAAAATCGATTTCAGTAAGCAATTAGCAGAGATATCCTGCCCAACACTTATTTTATGCGGAGAAAAAGATAAACCGAATCGAAAAGCAGCGGAGCAATTAAGCAGCGAGATTCGGGATGCAGACTTGGAAATGGTTAAAGAGGCTGGACATGAAGCAAATGCAGATAATCCGGAAAGGCTGGCAGAAATAGTAGGTGATTTCTGGAATAAGCCCGTATTATCTCGGTCTCCACATGCACATGTGTAA
- a CDS encoding TIGR00730 family Rossman fold protein has protein sequence MYIAVYCGASLGNDQVYQEAAKRVGQWIAEKKHTLVYGGGKVGLMGVVADEVLANHGEAIGVIPDFLVERELSHPDLTSLEVVDSMTVRKNKMIALGDCYIALPGGPGTLEEIAEVISWARVGQNNNPCILFNQNGYYDSLARFYDDMVENGFLSKQDRERILFSDSLEEIEAFITSYTPPELRQYT, from the coding sequence ATGTATATCGCTGTTTATTGTGGCGCAAGTCTGGGCAACGATCAAGTTTATCAAGAGGCTGCAAAGCGAGTTGGACAATGGATTGCCGAAAAGAAGCATACATTAGTTTACGGCGGCGGGAAAGTTGGATTAATGGGTGTTGTAGCAGATGAAGTATTAGCAAATCATGGGGAAGCTATCGGGGTTATTCCTGACTTCTTAGTGGAAAGGGAGCTGAGCCATCCGGACTTAACCTCCTTAGAAGTAGTGGACTCCATGACGGTACGGAAAAATAAAATGATCGCATTAGGGGATTGTTACATAGCGCTTCCAGGCGGCCCGGGAACATTAGAAGAAATCGCAGAAGTGATATCCTGGGCAAGGGTTGGCCAAAATAATAATCCATGTATTCTCTTTAACCAAAATGGATATTATGACAGCCTGGCAAGGTTTTATGATGACATGGTGGAAAACGGATTTTTATCGAAACAGGATAGAGAACGCATATTATTTTCCGATTCTCTGGAGGAGATTGAAGCGTTTATTACCAGTTATACTCCACCTGAATTGCGTCAATATACGTAA
- a CDS encoding NCS2 family permease has translation MRNFFEFDKLGTNFRTESVAGLTTFLAMAYILFVNPSILGESGMDQEAVFAATAIAAAFGSIIMGVLAKYPVALAPGMGLNAFFTYTVVMGFGIPWETALAGVLASGIIFIILTLTGIRELIINAIPPSLKQAVGAGIGLFIAFIGLKNAEIVQADPSTIIALGDLSSPTVLLAIFGVVVSVILMTVGVKAGIFYGMIISSIAGMVFGLIPVPSGISGIVSSAPSLAPTFGQAFIHFDQIFTMEMLIVILTFLFVNFFDTAGTLVAVATKAGLMKDNKLPRAGKALFADASASVVGAAVGTSTTTSFVESTSGVSVGGRSGFTAVVTGILFLLALFFSPLLSVVTNEVTAPALIIVGVLMASSLKDIPWDKFEIAVPAFFTVLMMPVTASIASGIAIGFIFYPITMLMKGRAKEIHPIMYVLFVIFALYFIFLT, from the coding sequence ATGCGTAATTTTTTTGAATTTGACAAGTTGGGTACGAATTTTCGAACTGAATCTGTCGCTGGTTTAACGACCTTTTTAGCGATGGCTTATATTTTATTTGTTAACCCGAGCATTTTAGGGGAATCGGGAATGGATCAGGAAGCGGTGTTTGCTGCGACGGCGATTGCGGCTGCTTTTGGTTCTATTATTATGGGGGTCCTTGCGAAATATCCCGTAGCGCTTGCACCTGGCATGGGGCTGAATGCCTTCTTTACATATACGGTTGTGATGGGCTTTGGTATTCCATGGGAAACGGCGCTAGCAGGGGTTTTAGCTTCTGGAATCATATTTATTATTTTAACATTAACGGGAATTCGTGAGTTAATTATCAATGCGATTCCGCCTAGTCTTAAGCAAGCTGTTGGAGCTGGTATTGGTTTATTTATTGCATTTATCGGTTTAAAAAATGCAGAAATTGTGCAAGCTGATCCATCAACGATTATTGCCCTTGGTGATCTATCCTCGCCAACAGTATTATTAGCTATCTTCGGTGTGGTTGTCTCTGTTATTTTGATGACTGTCGGTGTCAAAGCAGGGATTTTTTATGGTATGATTATCAGCTCCATTGCCGGTATGGTTTTTGGGTTGATTCCTGTACCATCCGGCATCAGCGGTATTGTCAGCAGTGCGCCAAGCTTGGCGCCGACATTTGGGCAGGCGTTTATCCACTTTGATCAAATTTTTACAATGGAAATGCTGATTGTTATTTTGACATTCTTATTTGTTAATTTCTTTGATACAGCAGGGACGCTTGTTGCTGTGGCGACAAAAGCCGGATTAATGAAGGATAATAAGCTGCCAAGAGCCGGAAAAGCACTGTTTGCAGATGCTTCTGCCAGCGTGGTCGGAGCTGCAGTTGGTACATCGACAACAACCTCCTTTGTGGAGTCAACATCCGGCGTTAGTGTAGGAGGACGTTCTGGATTTACAGCTGTTGTAACAGGTATTTTGTTCCTTTTAGCTTTATTTTTCTCTCCTTTACTGAGTGTCGTAACGAATGAAGTAACAGCACCAGCATTGATTATTGTCGGCGTCTTAATGGCAAGCAGCCTGAAGGATATTCCTTGGGATAAATTTGAGATTGCTGTACCAGCTTTCTTTACTGTATTAATGATGCCGGTAACTGCCAGCATCGCATCCGGGATTGCGATTGGCTTTATTTTCTACCCGATTACCATGCTGATGAAAGGTAGAGCAAAAGAAATTCATCCGATTATGTATGTTCTGTTTGTTATCTTTGCATTGTATTTTATCTTTTTGACATAA
- a CDS encoding gamma-glutamyl-gamma-aminobutyrate hydrolase family protein, giving the protein MKSVIGLTASMEIDGMEYKMNLRNVKAIEQAGGIPVILPYYSDYQEMATLLDKLDGLYLPGGYDIDPSLFQEEPNQNLGIIIPERDRLEQEIIPHFLEKDKPILGVCRGCQILNVVTGGTMYQDLGSQYPNGLIQHTQKAAFHHRSHAVRIAPSSLLEKLVQAREIKVNSYHHQANRSLGENFIISAMAADGVMEAFESKVHRFVLGVQWHPEGLVNLADDPSPAIYQGFIEACKEKEM; this is encoded by the coding sequence ATGAAATCAGTTATTGGTCTAACTGCATCGATGGAAATAGACGGAATGGAATATAAAATGAACCTGCGAAATGTTAAAGCAATCGAGCAAGCTGGAGGTATTCCGGTTATTCTGCCGTATTATAGTGATTACCAAGAAATGGCTACTTTGCTTGATAAATTGGACGGTCTTTACCTTCCGGGGGGGTATGATATTGATCCTTCCTTGTTTCAAGAAGAACCGAATCAGAATCTGGGGATAATCATACCAGAAAGAGATCGGCTGGAGCAGGAGATTATTCCACATTTTTTAGAGAAAGATAAGCCGATACTTGGTGTTTGTCGAGGATGTCAAATTTTAAATGTAGTTACAGGAGGAACCATGTATCAGGATCTAGGTTCACAATATCCGAACGGGCTTATACAACATACTCAAAAAGCAGCTTTTCATCATCGTTCACATGCTGTCCGAATAGCACCATCTTCTTTATTGGAAAAATTGGTGCAAGCAAGGGAAATCAAGGTTAACAGCTACCACCATCAAGCAAACCGCTCACTCGGGGAAAATTTTATTATTTCTGCAATGGCAGCTGATGGTGTAATGGAGGCTTTTGAAAGTAAAGTCCACCGTTTTGTTTTAGGGGTGCAATGGCATCCGGAGGGGCTGGTTAATCTTGCGGATGATCCCTCTCCAGCTATTTATCAAGGGTTTATAGAAGCATGTAAGGAAAAGGAAATGTGA
- the msrA gene encoding peptide-methionine (S)-S-oxide reductase MsrA, whose product MAIQKATFAGGCFWCMVKPFDQWDGVHQVVSGYTGGYTENPVYEQVKQGDTGHYEAVEITYDDSIIDYQTILDLYWPQIDPTDPDGQFQDRGEQYRTAIFYHNDEQKELAEKSKQLLAESGRFAQPIVTEIKAATTFYPAEDYHQDFYIKSKTEYEEDRAKSGRDEFIAENWQESL is encoded by the coding sequence ATGGCAATACAAAAAGCAACATTTGCCGGCGGCTGCTTCTGGTGTATGGTGAAGCCGTTTGACCAATGGGATGGCGTACATCAGGTAGTATCCGGATATACTGGAGGATATACAGAAAATCCTGTTTATGAACAAGTCAAGCAAGGTGATACGGGACATTATGAAGCTGTCGAAATTACGTACGATGACTCCATTATCGATTACCAAACCATTCTCGATTTATACTGGCCGCAAATTGATCCGACCGATCCGGACGGACAATTCCAGGATAGAGGCGAGCAATATCGAACAGCTATCTTTTATCATAATGACGAACAGAAAGAACTGGCTGAAAAATCAAAACAGCTGCTTGCGGAGAGCGGACGTTTTGCGCAACCGATTGTGACAGAAATCAAAGCAGCGACAACTTTTTATCCTGCAGAAGATTACCATCAGGATTTTTATATAAAAAGCAAAACGGAATATGAAGAAGACCGTGCTAAATCAGGGAGAGATGAATTTATCGCGGAAAATTGGCAGGAATCATTATAG
- a CDS encoding MOSC domain-containing protein has protein sequence MEEPFVHRILTSKQNEIINIMYLSRLGFAEENPEKKKAIFDKSIFAFPVKHYNEPGVKKLFTERAGEKKENFSVLEMEEHTVFIGDIYQLGEATIQVSQPGIVSQKEMENGLKTGWYFRVLEAGKIQPKKDLQLIERPNPQWSIAACNEVMYLDRENLWSADKLFHCTDLGIIWRKTLRKRLRGF, from the coding sequence ATGGAAGAACCATTTGTACATAGGATTCTTACTAGTAAACAGAATGAGATAATAAATATTATGTATTTATCCAGATTAGGATTTGCCGAAGAGAATCCGGAAAAAAAGAAAGCTATCTTTGATAAAAGTATTTTTGCTTTTCCAGTGAAGCATTATAATGAACCGGGCGTAAAGAAGTTGTTTACAGAACGTGCTGGTGAAAAAAAGGAAAACTTCTCCGTACTGGAAATGGAGGAGCATACTGTTTTTATTGGCGATATTTATCAGTTAGGGGAAGCAACGATTCAAGTATCTCAGCCTGGCATCGTATCGCAGAAGGAAATGGAAAACGGCTTAAAAACAGGATGGTATTTTCGCGTGCTGGAAGCAGGTAAAATCCAGCCGAAGAAAGATTTACAGCTGATAGAACGTCCTAATCCCCAATGGTCGATTGCAGCTTGTAATGAAGTTATGTATTTAGATCGTGAAAATTTATGGAGTGCAGACAAACTGTTTCATTGTACAGATTTAGGAATTATTTGGAGGAAGACATTGCGTAAGAGATTAAGAGGTTTTTAA
- a CDS encoding ArsR/SmtB family transcription factor, with amino-acid sequence MEMIDVFKALSNQTRLNILKWLKEPEKHFPKQGAHLPKGVSIKGGVCVGDIQEKASVSQSTVSQYLAMMQNAGLLESVRYGQWTYYRRNEDMLARLAEYIKTEI; translated from the coding sequence ATGGAAATGATTGATGTATTTAAGGCGTTATCAAATCAAACTCGACTGAACATTTTAAAGTGGTTGAAGGAACCGGAGAAGCATTTCCCTAAACAAGGTGCTCATCTGCCAAAGGGAGTAAGTATCAAGGGAGGCGTGTGCGTAGGCGATATTCAGGAAAAAGCAAGTGTTTCTCAATCTACGGTTTCCCAATACCTCGCTATGATGCAAAATGCAGGTCTCTTGGAATCTGTCCGTTATGGTCAATGGACTTATTATCGGCGCAACGAAGATATGTTGGCACGATTAGCTGAATATATTAAAACAGAAATCTAA
- a CDS encoding ArsR/SmtB family transcription factor: MENLVEIFKVLGNEKRLEILQWLKDPASHFEKPVADISKNLKEKGGVCVGDIQEKAQMSPSTVSHYLKMMQQVGLLNSERHGQWTYYRRNEERIEELTSKIKKDL, from the coding sequence ATGGAAAATCTAGTAGAAATTTTTAAAGTGTTAGGTAACGAAAAAAGATTAGAGATACTTCAATGGTTAAAAGATCCTGCCAGCCATTTCGAAAAACCTGTTGCAGATATTTCAAAAAATCTCAAAGAGAAAGGAGGCGTCTGTGTTGGCGACATTCAAGAAAAAGCACAAATGTCACCATCCACTGTATCCCATTATCTCAAGATGATGCAACAGGTCGGACTGCTAAATTCCGAACGTCATGGACAATGGACTTACTATCGGCGCAATGAGGAACGTATAGAGGAGTTAACTTCTAAAATTAAAAAAGATCTTTAA
- a CDS encoding DUF2179 domain-containing protein produces MLENALVMVAIIFIVNVLYVSIMTVRMILTLKGRTYIAAFVSIFEMVMYVVGLMLVLDNLNQFQNVIAYAVGFATGLIIGSKIEEKLALGYITVNVVSANPDLNFTQRLREKGYGVTSWSSYGMDGDRLSVQILTPRKYELRLYETIHEIDPKAFIISYEPKRIHGGFWVKQVRKGKLMRKENKTKEQIQNETESKEQASKTEH; encoded by the coding sequence ATGTTGGAAAATGCGCTCGTTATGGTGGCCATTATATTTATAGTGAATGTATTATACGTATCCATTATGACGGTTCGTATGATTTTAACACTAAAGGGCCGAACCTATATTGCTGCATTTGTAAGTATATTTGAAATGGTGATGTATGTTGTCGGGCTGATGCTCGTATTAGATAACCTCAACCAATTTCAAAATGTGATTGCTTATGCAGTAGGTTTCGCAACAGGTTTGATCATTGGTTCCAAAATTGAAGAAAAGCTTGCCCTTGGCTACATTACCGTGAATGTTGTCTCCGCTAATCCGGATTTAAATTTTACACAACGTCTTCGTGAAAAAGGATATGGCGTAACAAGCTGGTCTTCCTATGGAATGGATGGTGACAGACTTTCCGTTCAAATTTTAACACCAAGAAAGTATGAATTGAGATTATATGAAACCATCCATGAAATTGATCCGAAAGCATTTATTATCTCTTATGAGCCAAAACGAATTCATGGCGGATTCTGGGTGAAACAAGTTCGTAAAGGAAAATTAATGCGAAAAGAGAATAAAACCAAAGAACAGATACAAAATGAGACTGAATCCAAAGAACAAGCATCAAAAACCGAACATTAA
- the purE gene encoding 5-(carboxyamino)imidazole ribonucleotide mutase, which translates to MAQVGVIMGSISDWETMQHTCKELEALHISYEKEVISAHRTPDDMFTYAQGAREKGLKVIIAGAGGAAHLPGMVASQTTLPVIGVPVESKALQGVDSLLSIVQMPGGVPTATVAIGKAGAKNAAILATQIISTFDKEAEKALEAYRTAMKDAVQEMRDQLATY; encoded by the coding sequence ATGGCTCAAGTTGGTGTCATTATGGGAAGTATCTCTGATTGGGAAACCATGCAGCATACCTGCAAAGAACTCGAAGCGTTACATATCAGCTATGAAAAAGAAGTTATTTCCGCCCACCGTACGCCAGATGATATGTTTACCTACGCTCAAGGCGCGCGGGAAAAAGGACTGAAAGTTATTATTGCCGGTGCAGGCGGGGCAGCACATCTGCCTGGAATGGTCGCTTCACAGACAACGCTCCCAGTTATTGGCGTTCCTGTTGAAAGCAAAGCACTTCAAGGAGTCGATTCACTCTTATCGATTGTTCAAATGCCCGGCGGCGTCCCGACTGCAACCGTTGCGATTGGCAAAGCGGGAGCAAAGAATGCTGCTATTTTAGCAACGCAGATTATCAGTACGTTTGATAAAGAGGCAGAAAAGGCATTAGAAGCATACCGTACAGCAATGAAAGACGCTGTTCAGGAAATGAGGGATCAGCTTGCAACCTATTAA
- the purK gene encoding 5-(carboxyamino)imidazole ribonucleotide synthase yields the protein MQPIKQILPPQTIGIIGGGQLGRMMAIAARYMGYRIVVLDPTPNCPTAQVADEQIVAGYAEITAVKELIEKTDVITYEFENVDLDAAELIQNAGKLPQGALALEVTQNREKEKLLMDELELSVPAFRIVKAEEACKEALSIIPLPAVIKTCRGGYDGKGQLKLTTEEDKKEALAFFQEHGYCIIERWVPFDKEISVVFTRSQQGDITFFPIAENEHRDHILYKTTVPADIEAALEEKAYAMTAKIAERMEIVGTFAIEMFVGEGTIYMNEMAPRPHNSGHYTIEGCNVSQFTQHIRAICGLPLIPVSLHQPTAMINVLGESLPKAIEFTANHDFGFLHLYGKEEPKEKRKMGHITFTAETAEALRKQLHIFEEAANQ from the coding sequence TTGCAACCTATTAAACAAATCTTGCCTCCTCAGACGATTGGAATTATTGGTGGCGGTCAGCTTGGCAGAATGATGGCCATTGCTGCTAGATACATGGGGTACCGCATTGTTGTTTTAGACCCGACACCGAACTGCCCGACTGCGCAGGTTGCCGATGAGCAGATTGTTGCAGGCTATGCAGAAATCACAGCTGTAAAAGAATTGATTGAAAAAACCGATGTGATTACATATGAATTTGAAAATGTTGACTTGGATGCTGCAGAGCTTATCCAGAACGCAGGAAAGCTTCCACAGGGGGCGTTGGCATTAGAGGTTACCCAGAACCGTGAAAAAGAGAAGCTGCTGATGGATGAGCTAGAGCTCTCCGTGCCAGCATTTCGCATCGTGAAAGCAGAGGAAGCCTGTAAAGAAGCGCTGTCCATTATTCCGCTTCCGGCAGTCATTAAAACCTGCCGGGGAGGGTATGATGGAAAAGGACAGCTGAAACTGACTACAGAAGAAGATAAAAAGGAAGCTTTAGCGTTTTTCCAAGAGCATGGCTATTGTATAATAGAGCGATGGGTTCCATTTGATAAGGAAATTTCGGTTGTCTTTACAAGGTCGCAGCAAGGAGATATCACCTTCTTCCCCATCGCTGAGAATGAACACCGTGACCATATTCTGTACAAAACAACGGTGCCGGCAGATATAGAGGCGGCGCTTGAAGAAAAAGCGTATGCGATGACGGCGAAAATTGCGGAACGCATGGAGATTGTCGGGACTTTTGCGATTGAGATGTTTGTCGGCGAGGGTACGATTTATATGAATGAAATGGCGCCGAGACCGCATAATTCCGGACATTATACGATCGAAGGGTGTAATGTATCGCAATTTACGCAGCATATCCGGGCAATTTGCGGATTGCCGCTTATCCCAGTCAGCTTGCATCAGCCGACCGCGATGATCAATGTCTTAGGCGAATCGCTGCCAAAAGCAATCGAATTTACTGCGAATCATGATTTTGGTTTCCTTCATCTGTATGGAAAAGAAGAACCGAAAGAAAAACGTAAAATGGGACATATTACATTTACAGCAGAAACAGCAGAAGCTTTACGGAAACAATTGCATATTTTTGAGGAGGCAGCAAACCAATGA